The following are encoded together in the Roseobacter denitrificans OCh 114 genome:
- a CDS encoding glycine betaine ABC transporter substrate-binding protein: protein MKFKTFTAGLCLSAGLTAGAAYADCGSVSITEMDWASASVVTSVASFLMTQGYSCDVTVVPTTTVPAMTSVAETGQPDILTELWTSYTEVYEELVADGKLVELSKVLSDGGVEAWWIPQYLADAHPELTTLEGIKANPDLVGGLFHDCPSGWGCDITNNNNFKASGLAEAGVERFQHGSGETLATAIAAAYEAQEPWFGYYWAPTSVLGKYPMVQVEMPPYDEATHTCNGLEDCATPGLSAYPRSNVVTAVTTDFSEREPDVAQMLAKMSFTNAQMGEVLAWQETNNASNEEAAVYFLTNYKDTWAAWLNDDARARLSALLQ, encoded by the coding sequence ATGAAATTCAAGACATTCACAGCCGGGTTGTGCCTTTCAGCGGGTTTGACAGCAGGGGCCGCCTATGCCGACTGCGGGTCCGTTTCGATCACGGAAATGGACTGGGCATCTGCATCTGTTGTTACCTCGGTCGCGAGCTTCCTGATGACGCAAGGCTATAGCTGCGATGTCACCGTCGTGCCCACAACGACTGTCCCGGCCATGACATCGGTCGCAGAAACCGGTCAGCCCGATATTCTCACCGAACTATGGACAAGCTACACCGAAGTCTACGAAGAGCTGGTGGCCGACGGGAAACTGGTCGAACTGTCCAAGGTGCTCTCGGATGGCGGTGTCGAGGCGTGGTGGATCCCGCAATACCTTGCGGATGCACATCCCGAACTGACGACGCTGGAGGGGATCAAGGCCAACCCTGACCTCGTCGGGGGGCTGTTTCATGACTGCCCGTCAGGCTGGGGCTGTGACATCACGAACAACAACAATTTCAAGGCGTCCGGTCTGGCCGAAGCCGGCGTCGAACGCTTCCAGCACGGCTCTGGTGAGACGCTCGCCACTGCAATCGCCGCCGCCTATGAAGCGCAGGAGCCGTGGTTCGGATATTACTGGGCACCCACCTCCGTACTGGGCAAATACCCGATGGTGCAAGTTGAAATGCCCCCCTATGATGAGGCCACACACACCTGTAACGGCCTTGAGGATTGCGCCACACCCGGCCTGTCTGCCTACCCGAGGTCGAATGTGGTAACTGCCGTAACGACAGACTTCTCGGAGCGCGAACCTGATGTGGCGCAGATGCTTGCCAAGATGAGCTTTACCAACGCACAGATGGGCGAAGTTCTGGCATGGCAGGAAACCAACAACGCCTCGAACGAAGAGGCCGCAGTCTATTTCCTCACCAATTACAAAGACACCTGGGCGGCATGGCTCAACGACGATGCCCGCGCCAGGCTGAGCGCCCTGCTGCAATAA
- a CDS encoding ABC transporter permease has product MAYYDGLFDRLGLRDWCDQSVETAPTSMQALLGQLGGGDTEQTIARIPFPSLDTLHDSCAQIPQTRDMTAGVENTFLAARESLKLVLDPITQPLSWMLDGALWLFTTTPWFIIVPLLVALTWYVARSIGVTLFVAVSFLFLGFIDHLDVALETLSIIFVCTGLSVALGVPIGIAMSRSNTLQRMIVPILDLLQTLPTFVYLIPLIFLFSVTESKLYGIAIILYAIVPVIRLTDLGIRLVDPDVIEAADAFGMTKRQKLWGVQLPLALPNIMAGVNQTIMMSLAMVVIASLVSAPGLGVLVLRGIRNLELGVGIVAGFGIVLLAVILDRASKAALGRIDKNKNAH; this is encoded by the coding sequence ATGGCGTATTACGACGGTCTGTTTGATAGGTTGGGACTGCGTGACTGGTGCGATCAAAGCGTTGAAACCGCGCCCACGTCGATGCAGGCTTTGCTCGGCCAATTGGGCGGGGGTGACACGGAACAGACGATAGCGCGTATCCCCTTCCCCTCCCTTGATACGCTGCATGACTCCTGCGCCCAGATCCCGCAGACCCGCGATATGACCGCCGGGGTGGAGAATACGTTTCTGGCCGCCCGCGAAAGCCTCAAACTGGTGCTGGACCCGATCACGCAACCGCTTTCATGGATGCTGGATGGCGCCTTGTGGCTATTTACCACCACGCCGTGGTTCATCATCGTGCCCCTGCTTGTGGCCCTGACATGGTATGTGGCGCGATCCATCGGCGTGACCCTGTTCGTTGCCGTCTCTTTCCTGTTTCTGGGGTTCATTGACCATCTGGATGTGGCGTTGGAAACCCTGTCGATCATCTTTGTCTGCACCGGTTTGTCGGTTGCCCTAGGCGTGCCGATTGGTATCGCCATGTCACGCTCCAACACCCTGCAACGCATGATCGTGCCCATCCTTGACCTGTTGCAGACCCTGCCCACCTTCGTCTATCTCATCCCGCTGATCTTTTTGTTTTCGGTCACGGAATCCAAGCTCTACGGGATCGCGATCATCCTTTACGCCATTGTCCCGGTAATCCGCCTGACCGACCTAGGCATCCGGCTGGTCGACCCGGATGTGATCGAGGCCGCAGACGCCTTTGGCATGACAAAACGCCAGAAACTCTGGGGGGTGCAGTTGCCACTGGCGCTTCCCAATATCATGGCGGGCGTCAATCAGACCATCATGATGAGCCTCGCGATGGTGGTGATTGCGTCGCTTGTCTCTGCCCCGGGCCTTGGGGTGCTGGTGCTGCGCGGCATCCGCAATCTGGAACTTGGCGTCGGGATTGTCGCGGGTTTTGGCATCGTCTTGCTGGCCGTCATCCTTGACCGCGCCTCCAAGGCGGCCTTGGGGCGCATCGACAAGAACAAGAATGCACATTGA
- a CDS encoding quaternary amine ABC transporter ATP-binding protein, giving the protein MKPEPKVRLRGVYKIFGPRDKQMVERVQNGLNKESLLNDHGHVLGLQDINVDMQAGEITVVMGLSGSGKSTLIRHLNRLIDPTAGEILVDGQDVTKLSAQDLRALRQTKMAMVFQKFALLPHRTVLQNAATALAVQGADRATQEQEAQRWLTRVGLAGYEDRYPAQLSGGMQQRVGIARALTAGTDIMLMDEAFSALDPLIRTDMQDLLLELQVELKKTVVFITHDLDEALKLADHLVILKDGAVIQQGEPQGILLNPADPYIEDFVSDINRARVLRVRSVMKPLADVPFAGDVAAHDTLEQLIALSGGDTTLTYRVMQDDVPVGILDMKELVRALVPRVSS; this is encoded by the coding sequence ATGAAGCCTGAACCCAAAGTCAGATTGCGCGGCGTCTACAAGATTTTCGGCCCGCGCGACAAGCAGATGGTGGAACGGGTGCAAAACGGTCTGAACAAGGAAAGCCTGCTGAACGATCACGGGCATGTGCTGGGGTTGCAGGATATCAACGTCGATATGCAGGCCGGTGAGATCACGGTCGTGATGGGGCTCTCAGGGTCGGGGAAAAGCACGCTGATCCGACATCTCAATCGTCTGATCGACCCGACAGCGGGTGAAATCCTCGTGGACGGTCAGGACGTCACCAAGCTAAGCGCGCAAGATTTGCGGGCCTTGCGCCAGACGAAAATGGCGATGGTCTTTCAGAAATTCGCCCTGCTGCCACATCGGACGGTATTGCAGAACGCAGCCACCGCACTGGCCGTTCAGGGCGCGGACCGTGCGACGCAGGAACAGGAAGCGCAACGCTGGCTCACCCGTGTCGGTTTGGCTGGGTATGAAGATCGCTATCCCGCACAGCTCTCGGGCGGCATGCAACAACGGGTGGGCATCGCGCGCGCGCTGACCGCCGGAACAGACATCATGCTGATGGACGAGGCGTTTTCAGCGCTGGATCCGCTGATCCGAACGGACATGCAGGATTTGCTGCTCGAACTTCAGGTTGAACTGAAAAAGACAGTCGTCTTCATCACGCACGACCTTGATGAAGCGCTGAAACTGGCGGATCATCTGGTGATCCTCAAGGATGGCGCGGTCATCCAACAGGGGGAGCCGCAGGGCATCCTGCTCAATCCCGCCGATCCTTACATCGAGGACTTTGTCAGCGACATCAACCGCGCCCGCGTCCTGCGTGTCCGCTCGGTGATGAAACCGCTCGCCGATGTGCCCTTTGCCGGTGATGTCGCCGCGCATGACACGCTGGAGCAGTTGATCGCGCTTTCCGGGGGGGATACGACCCTTACCTACCGCGTGATGCAGGACGATGTGCCCGTCGGCATTCTGGACATGAAAGAACTCGTCCGCGCGCTGGTCCCGCGTGTCTCAAGCTGA
- a CDS encoding mannitol dehydrogenase family protein, with protein MTMPPRLQRQNKAPGIGMVHLGPGAFFRAFNAVYTDEAMALNGGDWGILAVSLQSARAREELAPQGCVYTSVSMGPEGEETRLVNAISDVMVAPQNPDAVLRAMARADVKIVSLTITEKGYCRDPSTGGLDVQHPDVQHDLSTPAMPKTAPGLIVKALARRRAVDERPFSVLSCDNLPDNGATTRRIILEFARKRDPELAAWIAQQARFPSTMVDRITPATTPADIDALAQRSGYHDAALVRHEAFRQWVIEDDFVDGLRPAWDKVGAQFVTSVTAHEKMKLRCLNGTHSTLAYLGYLAGYETIAETVADASFAALCTTLWHREILPTIPAPEGEDLQAYVAALLARYQNPAIRHLTWQIAMDGSQKLPQRILGTIADGYAAGRAPDGLCLAVAGWMRYVGGVDENGAAIDVRDPLAARLRAASDSAQSAAGKVDALLDIRDVFDEALASNPDFRRAVHGAYETLVSKGAGGAVADYVARGSA; from the coding sequence ATGACCATGCCACCCCGCTTGCAACGCCAGAACAAAGCGCCAGGGATCGGCATGGTCCACCTTGGCCCGGGTGCGTTCTTCCGCGCGTTTAACGCCGTCTATACGGATGAGGCGATGGCCCTCAACGGGGGCGATTGGGGGATCCTTGCCGTCAGCCTGCAAAGCGCGCGCGCGCGGGAGGAACTTGCGCCGCAAGGCTGCGTTTACACATCCGTCTCGATGGGGCCGGAAGGGGAGGAAACGCGCCTTGTTAACGCGATTTCAGACGTGATGGTCGCCCCTCAAAATCCCGATGCTGTGCTGCGCGCCATGGCGCGGGCAGATGTCAAAATCGTCTCGCTCACCATCACGGAAAAAGGGTATTGTCGTGATCCCTCGACCGGCGGGCTGGATGTGCAACATCCGGACGTGCAGCATGATCTGAGCACCCCGGCCATGCCCAAAACCGCACCCGGCCTGATCGTTAAGGCGCTCGCACGGCGCAGGGCAGTCGATGAAAGACCCTTTAGCGTGCTGAGTTGTGACAACCTGCCAGACAACGGGGCCACAACACGGCGCATCATTCTGGAGTTTGCCCGCAAGCGCGACCCGGAACTGGCCGCATGGATCGCGCAGCAGGCCCGTTTTCCATCCACCATGGTGGATCGCATCACGCCTGCCACGACACCGGCGGATATCGACGCGCTGGCCCAGCGCAGCGGCTATCATGATGCGGCCCTCGTGCGTCATGAAGCGTTTCGCCAATGGGTGATCGAAGATGACTTTGTCGATGGTCTGCGACCGGCCTGGGACAAGGTGGGTGCGCAATTCGTCACTTCCGTTACCGCGCATGAAAAGATGAAGCTGCGATGCCTCAATGGCACCCATTCAACGCTGGCCTATCTCGGCTATCTCGCGGGCTACGAAACGATTGCCGAAACCGTGGCGGATGCCTCCTTTGCGGCGCTGTGTACCACGCTTTGGCATCGTGAAATCCTGCCGACCATTCCTGCGCCAGAAGGTGAGGATCTACAGGCCTATGTGGCCGCCTTGCTGGCGCGGTATCAAAACCCGGCCATTCGGCATCTGACATGGCAGATCGCGATGGATGGGTCGCAAAAACTGCCGCAGCGTATTCTGGGCACAATTGCCGATGGGTATGCGGCCGGGCGCGCACCGGACGGTCTCTGCCTCGCGGTGGCGGGATGGATGCGCTACGTGGGAGGCGTGGATGAAAACGGTGCGGCGATAGATGTGCGCGACCCGCTGGCGGCAAGGCTCAGGGCGGCCTCGGACAGTGCGCAGAGTGCTGCGGGCAAGGTCGATGCGCTTTTGGACATCCGTGACGTTTTTGACGAAGCGCTCGCGTCCAATCCGGATTTCAGGCGGGCGGTGCACGGTGCTTACGAAACGCTGGTATCCAAGGGGGCAGGGGGCGCCGTGGCGGATTACGTGGCGCGCGGCTCAGCTTGA